Below is a window of Streptomyces sp. NBC_00223 DNA.
GCACCCTACGCGGCGGCCCGGCAAAGCGCCGCAGGTTTTTCGGCGCCACCCGGATGCCCGGGCCTCGGCCGGGCAGGCGCGGTTTGAGAGGCCCGCGAGGGCGGACCCCGGGACGGTGCTGGACGGAGGGAGATGAGGGCCGTGCGCAGGACCGGTTCGGAACCGACTCAGGCCCGCAGTCCGCTGCGGCTCAGGCTCACGCTGGCCTTGTGCGGGGTGGTCTGGGGGATCGCCGCCGCGGTCGCCTTCGTCCTGATCGGCCACCCCGGCTGGGCGGCGGTGGTCGCCGCGATCGCCGCGATCGCGGCGGTGGACGCGGGCCTGGTGATCCGGCGGATGCGGCAGGGGTCGCGGTATCAGCCGGGCCGCGATGTGCCGCCGTACCTCCCGCCCGAGCGGCGGAACCGCCGCGGACGGTGACCGCCGGGCTCGGAACGTGAGACTCTGACACGGACGGTGAGCGGTCGGCTGGTACGACAGCGCCGGTCGTCGTTGTGCGGGCGCCCGGAGCCGTCCGGGCAAGGGAAAAGGCCCGGTGCGTGCGCACCGGGCCTTTCCATTCGTAGCGGGGACAGGATTTGAACCTGCGACCTCTGGGTTATGAGCCCAGCGAGCTACCGAGCTGCTCCACCCCGCGTCGTTGAACGTAACTCTACGGGTACTTCACGCTCACGCCAAATTCATTGCGCCGACGGGACCCTTCGGCGCCGCGGCCGCCGCACCCCCACCGCCTCGCCCGCGCCGCGCCGGTCCGGGGTCGCACCCCGTCGGACCCCGCCTCGCGCCGCGCGGTGGTGCTCCCCATACGAATGATCTTGCTCGCGCCGCACGGAATGGCGCATGACCTGGAGTGCACTCCAAGCGACACGCTGACCCGGTATCGCTTCCGCGTGCCACGCACCCAAGTGCCGTGGGAGCAGGGGGGTCGGCAATCCGCGAGTCCGCACAAGGAGAACCATGCGCGTCACCACACTCGGCAGGTCAGGTCCCGAAGTCGGCGTCGTCGGCCTCGGCTGCATGGGGATGACCCACGCCTACGACCCGGTCGGCCGCGACGACGCCACGTCCGTGGACGTCATCCGCCAGGCGGTCGACCTCGGCGCCAACCTGATCGACACGTCCGATGTGTACGGGCCTTTCACCAACGAGGAGTTGGTCGGCAGGGCGCTGGTGGGAACGTACCGGGAGCGTGCCGTACTGGCCACCAAGGTGGGCCTGGTGGTCGAGTCGCGGACCGGCGACCGCATTGTGTACGGGCACAACGGCACGCCCGAGCACATCCGGCGGTCCATCGACGGCAGCCTGCTGCGTCTGGGCACCGACCATGTCGACCTCTACCAACTCCACCGGGTGGACCCGGCCGTGCCGATCGAGGAGACGTGGGGCGCGATGGCCGAGGCCGTCGAGTCGGGCAAGGTGCGGACGCTCGGTCTGTCCGAGGTGGGTGTGCCGGAGATCCAACGCGCCGACCGTGTCCACCCGGTGGCCTCCGTCCAGTCCGAACTGTCGCTGTGGACAAGGGAGACGCTGACCGAGGTGCTGCCGTACTGCGACCGGGAGGGCATCGCCTTCCTGCCGTTCGCCCCGCTGGGCCGCGGCTTCCTCGCGGGGCGGTTCTCGTCGTTCGAGGACCTTCCGGCCGACGACGTACGGCGCTCCTACCAGCGCTTCCAGCAGGACGCCCTGCACGCCAACCTCACCCTGGTCGGCAGGGTGCGCGCGCTCGCCGAGCGGATCGGCGCGACGCCCGCACAGGTCGCGCTGGCCTGGGTGATCGCGCAGGGCCGCCATGTCATCCCGATCCCTGGCACGAAGACGCCGAAGTACCTGATGGACAACGTGGGGGCGGCCCAGGTGACGCTCACCGCCGAGGATCTGGCGGAGCTGGACATGCTCCCGGAGGCCACCGGGGCCCGTTTCTGACCTGTCCGGGGGGCCGGCGGACACGTTCGTCGCCGGCCCCCCGTGTGACGTCCGGCCGCAGGACACGCCGGCCCCCTCGGTGACGCGGGGGCACACCGGCGCCCTGTGACGTCGTCAGATCTCCGCTCCGGCGGCGTCCGCCAACAGCCGGTCGACACGGGCCAGTTCCTCGTCGCTGAAAGCGGGACTGCGCAGCGCCGCCAGGCTGTCGTCGAACTGCGCGACGCTGCTCGCGCCGACGATCAGCGAGGTGACACGCGGGTCCCGCAGCGCCCAGGACAGCGCGGTCTGGGCGAGCGTCCGGCCGCGTTCGCGCGCGAGGGCGTCGAGCCCGCGCAGGGTGGCCAGAAGCGTGTCGCTGAGGGCCGCCGACCTGAGCGTGTCGCCGCGCGCCATCCGGGAGCCGGTCGGGGTGCCGTCCAGATAGCGGCTGGTCAGGAGCCCCTGTGCCAGCGGCGAGTAGCACACGCATCCCACCCCGCTGCCGCCGAGCACGTCCAACAGCCCCTCCTCCGGCCCCCGGTCGAGCATCGAGTAGCGCGGCTGGTGGACCGCGAGCGGCACCCGCAGGTCCTTGAGCAGTTCGACGGCCGCGCGGGTCTGCTCCACGTCGTAGTTGGAGATCCCGACGTACAGCGCCTTGCCGCGGGCCACCAGGTCGGCGAGCGCGCCGACCGTCTCCTCCAGCGGGGTGTGCGGGTCGGGGCGGTGCGAGTAGAAGACGTCGACGTAGTCCACGCCCAGCCGGGTCAGCGACTGGTCGAGGCTGGCGGTCAGATACTTGCGCGAGCCCCATTCGCCGTACGGGCCGGGCCACATGCGGTAGCCGGCCTTGGAGGAGATGATCAGCTCGTCGCGGTGGTGGCGCAGGTCGCGCCGCAGGACCGCGCCGAAGTTCGCCTCGGCGGAGCCCGCGGGGAGGCCGTAGTTGTTCGCGAGGTCGAAGTGGGTGACACCGCGGTCGAACGCGTGGGTGACGATCGCCCGGTGCCGGTCGGCCGGCCCGTCGTCGCCGAAGTTCTGCCACAGGCCGAGGGAGATCTCGGGGAGCAGCAGCCCGGTCCTGCCGAGCCTGCGGTATCTCATCTCGTCGTAGCGTCCGGCGGCGGCGACGAAAGTGCTGGGTGACTGCACGGGTGGGGACCCTTTCCTTGTGGGGTTTCCGTGGTGCTTCGGGCAGGTGCGTGGAGCTGGGGGCCGAGTCCGGCCCGGTGGGGGCGGTCCGGGGCCGAGTCCGGCCCGGTGGGGGCGGTCCGGGGCCGAGTCCGGCCCGGCGGAGGTTGTCAGGGGCCGATTCCGGCCCGGTCGGGGCTACTTGACGCCCACGGTCGCGATGCTCTGGGTGAAGTACCGCTGGAGGACGACGAATACGAGCACGATGGGCGCGATGACCAGGACGGAACCGGCGAGCAGCAGGCCGTACTCGGTGGCGATCTGCCCGGTCGAGTACAGCGACAGCGCGACCGGCAGGGTGTACATGTCCTCGCTCTGGGCGGCGACGAGCGGCCACAGGAAGTTGTTCCACGAGCCGAGGAACGTCAGGATGCCCAGCGTGGCCAGTGGCGGCCCGCACAGCGGCATGACGATCCTCGCCCAGATGCGCAGTTCGCCGGCGCCGTCGATCCTGGCCGCCTCCAGCAGGGTGTCCGGGATCTGCCCGATGAACTGCCGCATCATGAAGACCCCGAGCGGCGAGGTCAGGAAGGGCAGGATCAGCGCCGCGTAGGTGTTGGTCAGACCGAGCTTGGTGACGAGCACGAAGAGCGGTACGAAGGTCACCACGCCCGGCACCATCAGCGTGATCATCACCAGGGCGAACACCAGCCGTTTGCCCGCGAAGTCGAACTTGGCCAGGGCGTGGCCGACCATCGAGCAGAAGAGCAGATTGCCGGCGACGGTGACCAGCGCGACGACCAGGCTGTTGAGGAAGAACCGCCCGAGGTGCAGCCGGGTGAACCAGGTGCCGTAGTTGCCGGTGGTCGGGTGCGCGGGCAGGAAGCCGGACGGGTCGCGCAGGATCTCGCCCTGGGTCTTGAACGACCCCAGCAGCATCCACAGGAAGGGCAGCAGGGTGATCAGGACCGCGACGACCAGGCCGAGATACGTGAGCAGCCGCCGCCGTGCCCTCCAGCGGCCGGTCGGTGCCGTCGCCATCAGTCCCTCGCCCTCAGCGCCCGG
It encodes the following:
- a CDS encoding carbohydrate ABC transporter permease is translated as MATAPTGRWRARRRLLTYLGLVVAVLITLLPFLWMLLGSFKTQGEILRDPSGFLPAHPTTGNYGTWFTRLHLGRFFLNSLVVALVTVAGNLLFCSMVGHALAKFDFAGKRLVFALVMITLMVPGVVTFVPLFVLVTKLGLTNTYAALILPFLTSPLGVFMMRQFIGQIPDTLLEAARIDGAGELRIWARIVMPLCGPPLATLGILTFLGSWNNFLWPLVAAQSEDMYTLPVALSLYSTGQIATEYGLLLAGSVLVIAPIVLVFVVLQRYFTQSIATVGVK
- a CDS encoding aldo/keto reductase, with amino-acid sequence MRYRRLGRTGLLLPEISLGLWQNFGDDGPADRHRAIVTHAFDRGVTHFDLANNYGLPAGSAEANFGAVLRRDLRHHRDELIISSKAGYRMWPGPYGEWGSRKYLTASLDQSLTRLGVDYVDVFYSHRPDPHTPLEETVGALADLVARGKALYVGISNYDVEQTRAAVELLKDLRVPLAVHQPRYSMLDRGPEEGLLDVLGGSGVGCVCYSPLAQGLLTSRYLDGTPTGSRMARGDTLRSAALSDTLLATLRGLDALARERGRTLAQTALSWALRDPRVTSLIVGASSVAQFDDSLAALRSPAFSDEELARVDRLLADAAGAEI
- a CDS encoding aldo/keto reductase — its product is MRVTTLGRSGPEVGVVGLGCMGMTHAYDPVGRDDATSVDVIRQAVDLGANLIDTSDVYGPFTNEELVGRALVGTYRERAVLATKVGLVVESRTGDRIVYGHNGTPEHIRRSIDGSLLRLGTDHVDLYQLHRVDPAVPIEETWGAMAEAVESGKVRTLGLSEVGVPEIQRADRVHPVASVQSELSLWTRETLTEVLPYCDREGIAFLPFAPLGRGFLAGRFSSFEDLPADDVRRSYQRFQQDALHANLTLVGRVRALAERIGATPAQVALAWVIAQGRHVIPIPGTKTPKYLMDNVGAAQVTLTAEDLAELDMLPEATGARF
- a CDS encoding DUF6343 family protein, which codes for MRRTGSEPTQARSPLRLRLTLALCGVVWGIAAAVAFVLIGHPGWAAVVAAIAAIAAVDAGLVIRRMRQGSRYQPGRDVPPYLPPERRNRRGR